In Pseudomonas sp. HR96, the DNA window CGGCCTGTCGTTGACTGCGGTCAAGGGCTACGGGCTGAGTGCCGGGCCTTTCGTCAACTATATTCCCGGACGCACCGCCAACGGTTCGCTGCGCGGCCTGCGCGACGTCGACGACATGGGCGAGGGCGGCGCCTTCATCGCCTTCAGCCTGGCGCCCTGGTGGCGCCTGTCGGCCCAGGCCGGCCATGCCTTCGGTGCCGGCAGTGGGCAGGGCGGGGCGCTCGGCAAGCTGGCCGGCGAACTGGACTACCCCCTGGGCGGCGGCCCCAGCGAGAAGGAGACGATTTACGGCAGCACCGAGCTGACCGCGCATTACGGCGACCAGCGCTACGAGCAGACTTTTTTTGGCATCGCTCCAGCGCAAAGCCAGGCTTCAGGACTGAACCCCTACCGAGCCAGCGGCGGCCTGCAGGACATCACCCTGAGCCAGGGCGCGCAGATTCCGCTGAGCGCCCATTGGTCGTGGCTGGGCAACGTCAGCTGGATACACCTTGAAGGCTCGGCGGCGGACAGCAGCCTGGTGCGCGTGCATGGCCAGGTCAACCAGGCGCAAGTGCAGACGGCTATCGCCTACCGCTTCGACTGAGGTTCTCTCAAGAAAGCCGCTGGCCAGTCGATAAATTGGGCACGGCGGTCTTCGGATCGTCATCAAGAGTCGGTATCAAGGGCTGACTTGCCGAGGACCACAGTTCATGAACATGCGTGCATTGCACATCGCTGCGTTTCTTTCCTTGTCGGCGCTGATCTTCTTCGCCCTGGATTTCACCGCGCGCGCCGGCAGCGACAACGAGCTGGCGCTGCACTTCGACCAGCATCCGGCTGCGGCGCCCTACCTGTGCGTGGTCAAGGGCAAGCCGGTCAAACGGGTGGTTTGAGTCGATCGTGCCGGCAAGCCAACATGCCTGGGCGGAATGACATCCTGCGCAAACCTCGCTTGTCCGCCGCCTGACCCCCGCCGATACTGCAGGCTCGATCTGGCCACCTGCGACAGCCCCCATGCCTGACTATCGTTTCTCCAGCGCGTTCCAGGCGCCCACCGGCTCGGTGATTCGCGAGCTGTTCAAGTACCTGTCCCTGCCGGGGATGATTTCTTTCGCCGGCGGTTACCCTGCCGCGCAATTCTTCGACCGTACCGCCCTGGCTGCGGCCAGTGCGCAGGCGTTTGCCGAGGCTCCCCTCGATTGCCTGCAATACGCCGCCACCGAAGGCCTGCCCGCTTTGCGTGAGCAGCTCTCGCTGCTGATGGGCCGGCGCGGTGCACAGGTGAGCATGGACCAGGTGCTGGTCACCACCGGCTCGCAACAGGGCCTGGACTTGCTGATCAAGGTGCTACTCGAACCCGGCGACACCGTGCTGGTGGAGCGTCCCGGCTACCCGGCGGCGTTGCAGGCCTTGCGCATGGCTGGCGCCCGGGTGCTGAGCGCTGTCACCGACCGCGACGGCCTGGACACCGAGCGCCTGGCCGCGCAACTGGCTGCGCTGGCGCCGGGCACGGTGCGCCTGCTGTACTGCGTGCCGACCTTCGCCAACCCCACCGGCGCCTGCCTGCCACTGGCTCGCCGTGAGCAGCTGCTGGCTTTGGCCGCGCGGCATGACCTGCTGATCGTCGAGGATGATCCCTACGGCGCACTGCGATTCTCCGGCCAGGCGTTGCCTTCGCTGCTGGAGCTGTCGCAGCGCAGCGACGACGCCCAGGGCCGGGTGGTACACCTGTCGAGCCTGTCGAAGGTGATTGCCCCGGGTCTGCGCCTGGGCTGGATGGTCGCGCCGGATGCGATCAACCAGCGCTGCCGCATCGCCAAGCAGACTGTGGACCTGTGTACGTCACCCTGGGCTCAGCAAATCGCTGCCGAGTATCTGCGCGGGGGTGCGCTTGAAGTGGCCTTGCCGGGATTGCTGGCGGGGTATCGCGACAAGTGCCAGCGCATGCTGACGGGCCTGGCGGAGCTGGAGGAATACATCGAGATCAGTCCGCCAGCCGGCGGCATGTTCATCTGGGGCAAGTGCCGCCAGGGGGTGAGTGCCCAGGCGTTGCTGGAGCAGGCGATCGAACGGCGCGTGCTGTTCGTGCCGGGGGCGGCCTTCTACGCCGAGGCGCCGGAACTGGACAGCTTGCGCTTGTCGTTCGCAGCGCCGGATCTGCAGCAGATCGATACCGGCCTGGAGCGGTTGGGCGAGGCGTTCAAGCGCCTCTGACTGGCCCCGGTGGGAGGGGGCAGAGCCCCCGATTTGTTGATCTTGCCCTTGAGCAGATCAAACCGGCCTTGCGGCCTCTCGGGGGCCTGGCCCCCTCCCACGTCAAGCAGCAGCCAGATTCATTTCTCCCCGCTTGCGCGCCTTACCAGAACACCTTGACCAGCAAGCTGGCGGTGTTCTGGTTGGTGTCGAAGTCCGAGGTGCTTTCGATGCCGTACTTGTCTTTCCAGTAGTCATACTCGAAACCCACATACAACTTCTGCGGCGTCATGTGCAGGGCCTTGCCCAGGTCGTACTTGACCTGCGGGTTGACGTGCACGTTCTTGTGGTAGGTGCCGCGGCTGTTGCTGTCGCTCTGGGTGACCCAGTCGATGTAGCCGTCGATGAGGATGTCGGAGTTGCCCACCGGAATGGTGTACGACCACACCGGGGTGATCTGCCAGATGTTGTCGCCCGGGCGGTCGCCGCGGCTGTGGCGGTTGTAGAAGTTCAGCTGGAAGTAGTCGAAGCCGGGAATCTTCAGGTCCAAGCCCGGGCCGATCAGCCAGGATTCGACGTCGCCTTCACCGAACTCGTAGGTGCCGGCCAGGAGCACGTCCTTGATCGGGCCGAAGTTGAAGTCATGGCCGCTAATCTTGGCCAGCGACAGACGCGGGCTGTACTCGCCGTACAGCGTATTGGCGCCGACGTCGGAGTCGGGCTTGCCGTTGTAGAAGATGTTGTCGACGAACAGGAAGTTGTCCCCGTACTTCCACGAGTCGGCGTATTCGAAGGTCACCGTCTGCTGGTTCGGCGGGTTGACCTTGAAGTTCTGCCCATTGAGGTAGGTCAGGCTGTAGCTCTGCCATTGGAAGATGCCGTCGTCGGCCATGGCATGGCTGGCGGCGAACAGACTGCCGGCAAGCATCAAGCTGGTAAAGGTGCGCTTCATTGTGTTGCTCCCTGTCATCGGTCTTTGGTGAGTTCTAATATTTTTGTTTTGTCTGGTTGGTCAGCTTTTTAAGGTGCGCGAGCTCTAGAGCAAAACCTGCGCCAACTTTGTCAGGGCCGTAAGACGGCCTTGCGCCGCCAGAAATCACGTCGCAATGCCGTTTGGGTGCTCCTTGATGGAGCGTGTGGAAAGTGGCGCAGACAAAAGTGGGGCGTTTGGTCAGCTTTGCGACCGACCCGCCCTGGCTAGTGGTGCGCGGCCTGGTTCATGCGCTCGCGCCCGGCGCCGCCCAATACGTTGAACAACAGGTTGAGCAGTACCGCGCTGAGCGTCGCCATGGCGATGCCGCTGTGGGTGATGGGGTTCATCCACAGCGGCAGGTGTGCGAAGAACTCGGGGCGCACCACCGGGATCAGCCCCATGCCGACGCTCACCGCCACCAGCAACTGATTACGACGGTCGCCGATATCGGCCTGCTGGAGGATCTTGATGCCGGTGGCCGCGACCATGCCGAACATGGCGATGGCTGCGCCGCCCAGTACGGCTGGCGGAATGGAAGCCACCAGCAGGGCCGCCTTGGGCAGCAGCGAGAGGGCGATCAGCAGCAGCCCGGCGACGGCGGTCACCGAGCGGCAACGCACGCCGGTCATCTGCACAAGGCCGATGTTCTGGGCAAACGAGGAATGGGTGAAAGTGTTGAAGAAGCCGGCCACGAACGACGCGGCGGCGTCGCACAGCAGGCCGCGACGGAGCATGCCGGGGGTCACTTCGCGGTCGGTGATGGTTCCCAGGGCGAGGAACATGCCGGTGGATTCGACGAAGATGATCACCACCACCAGGCACATCGACAGCACCGGCGCCAGGCCGAAGGTCGGCAGGCCGAAATGCAGTGGAGTGACCACACGCAGCCAGGGCGCATCGCTCAAGCCGCCGAGGTCGACCATGCCGAGCATGCCGGCCACGGCGTAGCCCACACCCATGCCGATCAGTACGGCAATGTTCACCCAGAAACCGCCCATGAAGCGGTTTACCAGAAGAATGATGCCCAGCACCATCGCCGCCACCGCCAGGTACAGCGGCGCGCCGAATTCGCTGGCGTGGGCGCCGCCACCAGCCCAGTTGACCGCCACCGGGAACAGCGACAGGCCGATGGAGGTGATCACCGTGCCGGTGACCAGCGGCGGGAAGAAGCGCACGATCTTCGACATGAACGGCGCGATCAGCAGGCCGAAAAAGCCGGCGGCGATGGTCGCGCCGAAGATGCCGGTCAGGCCTACGCCCTGCATGCCGGCCATGGCCACCATGCTGCCAACGGCGGCGAAGCTGGCACCCATCATCACCGGCATGCGGATGCCGATGCCGCCGATCCCCAGTGACTGGACAATGGTGGCGGCACCGGCGACCAGCAGGTCGGCGTTGATCAGAAAGGCGATTTCATCTCGGGAGAGGCCGGCGGCTTGTCCGACGATCAGCGGCACCGCAATGGCGCCTCCGTACATCAGCAGAACGTGCTGCAGACCCACAAGGATCAGTTGCAGCAGGGGCAGGGGCTGTCGTGGTGGCGGCGCGGGAATGCGCGCCTGGTCGGACTCGGACATGCAACACCTCGGTTTCTTGTTTTTGTTGTGTTGTAACGGTCTTGCGGTAAACGGTGCGGGACCGGGCCGCCCGCAAGCAGGCAGCGTCGATTGTCCGGGCGTGCCCGGCCCCGGCGGTCAGTTGATCGACGCCCCCTTGCTCACCCATTGGCCGATCAGGTCACGCTCTTCCTGGGTCATCTTGGTCATGTTGCCCAGCGGCATGATCTGGCTGGTCACGGCTTGCGCCTGGATGCGCGGGGCCATGGCCTGGATCTGCTGCGGGGTGTCGAACATCACGCCGGCCGGCGCGGTGCTGAACAGCGGGCTGGTCGGGTTGGCCGAGTGGCACACGGCGCAGCGCTCGTGAATCACGCTTTGCACCTTGTGGAAGTCACTGCCGCCCGCCGCAGCCGTCGCTGGCGCAGGCGCTGCTGTAGTTGCGGCGGCCGGTGCCGCAGCGGGTGCCGCAGCAGTGGCAGGCGCAGGCGCTGGCTGTTCGTCGGCACGTACCCCACCCACGGCCGTTTCCGGCATCGGCTGGTATTCGATCGGCGCATTGGCGGCGGCCGCAGCGGCCCCCGGGTGACGCTCGGGGCCGGTGGCGTAGGCCAGGCAGATGATGCCCAGGGCGGCTACAGGCATGACCCAGGCGTACTTGCCGCTGTCGTGGCGGGTGTTGAAGTAGTGTCGGACCAGGACCGCGCACACGGCAATGCCGGCCAGGATCAGCCAGTTGTACTTGCTGCCGTAGGTGCTCGGAAAGTGGTTGCTGATCATGATGAACAGCACCGGCAGGGTGAAGTAGTTGTTGTGACGCGAACGCAGCAGGCCTTTGGCTGGCAGGGTCGGGTCAGGTGTGCGGTTCTCGGCGATGGCCGCCACCAGCGCGCGCTGGGCGGGCATGATGATACGGAACACGTTGCCGACCATGATGGTGCCGATCAGCGCGCCGGTGTGCAGGTAGGCGCCGCGGCCGCTGAAGATCTGGCTGTAGCCGAAGCAGGCGAGAATGATCAGCACGAACAGGATCAGGCCGAGCAGGGCAGGGCGCTTGCCCAGTGGCGAGTCGCACAGCACGTCGTACACCAGCCAGCCGATGGCCAGCGAGCCCAGGCCGATACCGATGCCTTCGATGCCGGTCAACGAGCTGCCCGGCTGCAGCAGGTACAGGGTCGGGTTGGAATAGAACACGATGCACAGCAGGGTCACGCCCGACATCCAGGTCCAGTAGGCTTCCCATTTGAACCAGTGCAGGTTGTCCGGCATTTTTGGCGGGGCCAGTTTGTACTTCTCCAGGTGGTAGATACCGCCACCATGGATCGCCCAAAGGTCGCCCGACAGGCCGTCGCGCGGGTTGACCCGGTTAAGGTTGTTTTCCAGCCAGACGAAATAGAATGAGGCACCGATCCAGGCGATGCCGACGATCATGTGAATCCAGCGCACGCTCAAATTGAGCCATTCGATCAGATGTGCTTCCACAGTTACTACCTCTTGCCGGTGACCGTTGCGCGGTCACCGAGCCTTCTCTTATAGGTGGGGGGCGAGGATCAGCAATTCGTCCTCATTGAAAAAATGCTCATCGCAGTTGTTGCCTGTGCCACTGCGATCAACCACCAGGAAGTCATCCCGCTTTTCGATCGTCAGCACCGGGTGGTGCCAGACGCCGCGATGGTAATTGATGCCCTGCTTGCCATCAGTGATGAAAGCACGGACATGCCCTGATACAGGTACGTCGCCAACCGGCGCGACCACGATCAGAAAGGGGTGGCCAAGCAGCGGCACGAAGGCCTGGCTGCCCAGCGGATGGCGCTCCAGCATGCGCACGGTCAACGGCATCTGCAGCGCCTCGGCGCGAAAGATGCTGATGATCGCCTGGTCTTGCGGCTGCGCCGTTTCGACGGCGGCCAGCTTATGGAAACGCATGGTCGAGCCATTGTTGATCATGAAGTGGCTGCTGCCCTCGGTTTCGATCACGTCGCCGAAGGGGGCAAAGGCTTCCTTGGTCAGGGGCTCGATCACTAATGTGCGCATTTTGTCGTGTTCCGTCAGTAGATCTTGCGATGGCCTCTGCGCGAGCTTGAGCTCCCACAGCGGCCACCTGCCGATCGTGTAGGGTTGAGATCTTTACTTGGCCACTTTACCCAGCAGGCGCAGGCGGCTTACACCGCCATCCGGGAACACGTTCAAGCGGATGTGCGTGATCGGGCCGAGCGCCTTGATCTGCTCCCGGAAGCTGTGCTCCTGGTGCATTTCCAGCTTCTGCGAGGGCAGCAGGTCGCGCCAGAACAGGCTCTGGGTTTCGATCTGGCTGTCGGTGCCGCCTTTGACGAAGGCGCCCTGGATAGAGCAACTATCCGGGTAGTTACCCTTGAAGTGCAGGGTGTCGACGACGATCTGCTCGACCACGCCTGGGTGGCCGAGGGCGACGATGACCCAGTCGTTGCCCGGGGTGCGACGCCGTGCGGTTTCCCAGCCGTCGCCCATGTTGATGCCGCGGCCCGGGTTGAGGATGTTGCTCATGCGCCCGAAGTGCTCGTCGGAGCAGGCCAGCGCACGGCCACCGTTCATGGCGGCGGCGAGGTCGACCAGCTCGTTGTCGGCCACAGCCGACCAGTCGCGGTGCGGCACGCCGTACACGCGCAGGCGTGCGACGCCGCCGTCGGGGTAGATGTTGAAGCGCAGGTGGCTGAACGCCTGGGTGCTGCTGATTTCGTGGTAATGGTGGCTGTTGCCCTGCAGCTCGACGGCGCTCAGCACTTCGGTCCACTGCGTGCTGTCGGTGGGGTCGCCTTCGGCCAGGTAGCAGCCTTCCAGAGACGCCGACGGCGGGAAGTTGCCGGTGAAGAACGAGGTGTCGATGTCCACACCCTTGATGGTGCCGGCCACGCCCAGGCGGATCACCGCGCTGTCATACCCTTCGAAACGCTTGCGGCGCGATTCCCAGCCGTCCATCCACTTGCCGTTGTCGTCGAACACGCCTTCCTTCCACACCGCAGGGGTAGGTTGGAACAGGCGGTTGACGTCGGCGAACCAGTCGTCAGTGACCGAGAGGGCCTTGGTGCCGAGACGGGCGTCGGCCAGGTTGACGAATTTCTCGAAGGGTACGGCGTAAGCTTTCATTGTTGTCTGCCTTGAATGAGGGGGCTTGGGAGTCGCGCGCCGGGCGCGCTTAAAACGTCATCAAGCGGAACAGGGCGATCTTGTTGATCTCGGCCAGCGCGCAGGCGAACTCGGCGTCGACCGAGTGATGAATGCGCGTTTCGAATGCCGCGAGAATCTGGTGCCGATCGCTGCCCTTGACCGCCATGATGAAGGGGAAGCCGAACCGGGCCTTGTAGGCTTCGTTCAGCTCGGTGAAGCGCTGGAATTCTTCGCTGGTGCATTGGTGAATACCGGCGCCAGCCTGTTCGTTGGTGCTGGCTTCGGTCAGTTCACCCCTGACGGCGGCTTTGCCGGCCAGGTCCGGGTGAGCGTTGATCAGCGCCAGTTGCCGGGCGTGGTCACTGCTCAAGAGGATGTCGCTCATACGCTGGTGCAGGGTTTCGATGCTGTCCAGCTCCGGGCCCTGGCCCAGGTCGTAGGTCTTTTCGGCGACCCACGGCGAGTGCTCGTAGACGTCCTTGAACGCCTCGACGAACTGCTCGCGGTTAAGAGTGGAAGGCTTGAGGGTCTGGAACGTGCTCATGGCTGCGCCTCTTCTACGACGGGCTGTGCGGTGAATGACTGTTGGGTGAGCGGGTGAGTGGCGTGCCAGTGCCGAGCGATGTCGACGCGGCGGGCGAACCACACCTGCTCATGGCTTTTCGCGTATTCAAGGAAGCGCTTGAGCGAGGCCAGGCGTGCCGGGCGACCGATCAGGCGGCAGTGCAGGCCGATGGAAAGCATCTTCGGCGCTTCGCCACCTTCGGCGTAGAGCACGTCGAAGGCGTCCTTGAGGTACTGGAAGAACTGGTCGCCATTGTTGAAGCCCTGCACCTGGGTGAAGCGCATGTCGTTGGTGTCCAGGGTGTAGGGGATCACCAGGTGGAGCTTGCCGGTGGGGTTGTTGGGCTCCCAGTAGGGCAGGTCGTCATCGTAGGTGTCGCAGTCGTACAGAAAGCCGCCTTCTTCCATGACCAGCCGACGGGTGTTTGGGCCGGTGCGGCCGGTGTACCAGCCCAGCGGGCGCTCACCGGTGATTTCGGTGAGGATGCGGATGGCTTCGAGCATGTGCTCGCGCTCCTGGGCCTCGTCCATGTACTGGTAGTCGATCCAGCGATAGCCGTGGCTGCAGATCTCGTGGCCGGCGGCGACCATGGCGCGGATCACCTCCGGGTGACGCTGGGCGGCCATGGCCACGGCGAAGATGGTCAGCGGGATGTCGAATTCCTTGAACAGCTTGAGGATGCGCCACACCCCGGCGCGGCTGCCATACTCGTACAGCGATTCCATGCTCATGTTGCGCTGGCCCTGCAACGGCTGGGCCGCGACCATTTCGGAGAGGAAGGCTTCGGATTCCTTGTCGCCGTGCAGGATGTTGCGCTCGCCGCCTTCTTCGTAGTTGAGTACGAACGACAGAGCGATGCGCGCATTGCCCGGCCAGTGCGGGTGGGGAGGGTTGGAGCCGTAACCGATCAGGTCGCGTGGGTAGTCAGCGCTCACCGCAGTTTCCTTCTGTGCGTCATGGGGGTGGCGAGGGCAACGGCCGCTGCGCCACGGCGATGGAATGATTGTATACAACTTTATCGCCAGATTGTAAGCCTGTTTTTGCTCGGATTTGCCTTGCCTGGCATCCTTTTCAAGCTTGCAAAAAACCTGCCCGTTTGGTCAAGATATCACCGGCGCGGGCTGTGTGGCAGACTCCGTGCATTATTACTGGCTATTTTGGCAGCATGGTCAGAGGTTGGACAAAATTATCAATAAAATTGTGTACAACTTTTCTAAAAACTGTCTTAATAGGCGCATTCGCAACGCTCCCCGGCGCCAAACCGGTGCAGCCCACCCCCATTTCATAGAGGACCGCCTGAGCATGGGACGTTTGACCACACACGTACTGGATGCCGCCCACGGTTGCCCCGGCAGCGCCATCAAGGTCGAGCTCTATCGCGTCGAGGGCACGGCACTGACCCTGGTCGCCACTGCCCTGACCAACAGCGACGGGCGCTGCGACGCGCCGGTGCTGCAGGGCGACGAGTACCGCACTGGGGTCTATCAGATCCAGTTCAGCGCCGGCGACTACTACCGCGCGCGCGGTGTGGCCTTGCCGGATCAGGCGTTCCTGGATGTGGTGGTGCTGCGCTTTGGCATCGATGCCAATCAAGAGCATTACCACGTGCCCTTGCTGATCTCCCCCTACAGCTACTCAACCTATCGCGGCAGCTAGCACGACACATTTTGCAACAGCCTGATGAAGTTCCCCGACCGACTTCGTAGGTAACCTCGCCCGCTCACACTGCGGGCTTTTTTTTGCCTGTTGTTCGTGCCAAGGGGCAGGTAATCTTGCCCGTTCACATGGCGGGCCGCTGTAAGGCCCGCGCGAAAGGAACTCGTCGGGTCGAATCATGAATAAGGCAGTCAGCGTCATCGCAGGAGTCGTGGTCGTGGTCGGGGCAGTGGCTACCGCCGGGGCCTGGTACACCGGTACCAAGGTGGAGGAGGTGATACGCGCCGGGGTGGCGGAGGCCAACGTGCAGTTGCAGGAGCGCATGGCTGGCGACAATGGCTCCGCCAGCCTGGAGGTCACCTCGGTGGAGCGGCATTTCTTCAGCAGCGAGGTGCATTACAAACTGCTGCTGGGCGGCGAGCACTTCTCCAACCAGGGCCAGCCGCTGCAGCTGGACTTCGTCGATCACCTGGAGCATGGGCCGCTGCCGCTATCGCGGGTCAGGCAGCTGAACCTGGTGCCGGTGATGGTGGCCAGTCATTTCGAGCTGCTGCGCACGCCGTCGACCGAAAAATGGTTCACCGCCACCCACGACGTCGCGCCGCTGCAGGGCCAGGCGGTGGTCAGCTACGAGCGCAACGCCAAGGTCGACGTGAACTTCCTGCCGCTGAGCCTCGATGGCAGCAACGGCGCCCTGCGCTTCTCAGGCGCCGACCTGCACATCTCGGCCTCCGGCGATGGCCAGCGCCTGGACACCACCGGCAGCATGGATGAACTGCAATTCACCCTGCCCACCGAGAAAGGCATGCTGAACCTGCTGTTCAAAGGCCTGACCCTGAGCTCGGGCGGCAGCAAGGGCCGCTCCGGTTTCTATCTGGGCCACACCGACGGCAAGCTGGCGTCGTTCAGCGGCCAGGTGCAGGGCGGCCCGGCCGTCGAGTTCAAGGATTTCAGCAGCGCCAGCCTGCTGCAGGAAGTGGAAGGCAACCTGGCCGGCGAGGTCAATTACGACGTGGCGGCCATCAGCGTCGCTGGCAAGCCGATCGGCTCCTCGCACCTGTCCGGCAGGCTGAACAATTTCGATATCGCCGCCACCCAGGCGCTGGTGCAGTTCTACCGCGCCAAGGTGTTGCCGCAAGCCCAGGCCGTCAACGCCGCACGGGCTGCCGGGCAGGACTACGACCTGCACCTGAGTCCGGCCGACCAGGCCCAGCTGAACGCCAATCTCACTACCCTGCTGGCGGCCAAGCCCCATGTGCAGCTGGACAAGTGGTCGCTCAAGACCGCCCATGGCGAAAGCCAGATCAGCCTGGCGCTTGACCTG includes these proteins:
- a CDS encoding ureidoglycolate lyase gives rise to the protein MRTLVIEPLTKEAFAPFGDVIETEGSSHFMINNGSTMRFHKLAAVETAQPQDQAIISIFRAEALQMPLTVRMLERHPLGSQAFVPLLGHPFLIVVAPVGDVPVSGHVRAFITDGKQGINYHRGVWHHPVLTIEKRDDFLVVDRSGTGNNCDEHFFNEDELLILAPHL
- the puuE gene encoding allantoinase PuuE, with amino-acid sequence MSADYPRDLIGYGSNPPHPHWPGNARIALSFVLNYEEGGERNILHGDKESEAFLSEMVAAQPLQGQRNMSMESLYEYGSRAGVWRILKLFKEFDIPLTIFAVAMAAQRHPEVIRAMVAAGHEICSHGYRWIDYQYMDEAQEREHMLEAIRILTEITGERPLGWYTGRTGPNTRRLVMEEGGFLYDCDTYDDDLPYWEPNNPTGKLHLVIPYTLDTNDMRFTQVQGFNNGDQFFQYLKDAFDVLYAEGGEAPKMLSIGLHCRLIGRPARLASLKRFLEYAKSHEQVWFARRVDIARHWHATHPLTQQSFTAQPVVEEAQP
- a CDS encoding outer membrane protein OmpK; protein product: MKRTFTSLMLAGSLFAASHAMADDGIFQWQSYSLTYLNGQNFKVNPPNQQTVTFEYADSWKYGDNFLFVDNIFYNGKPDSDVGANTLYGEYSPRLSLAKISGHDFNFGPIKDVLLAGTYEFGEGDVESWLIGPGLDLKIPGFDYFQLNFYNRHSRGDRPGDNIWQITPVWSYTIPVGNSDILIDGYIDWVTQSDSNSRGTYHKNVHVNPQVKYDLGKALHMTPQKLYVGFEYDYWKDKYGIESTSDFDTNQNTASLLVKVFW
- a CDS encoding MipA/OmpV family protein encodes the protein MKFVRCWLLGALLSGVVQADALQGEAGAGLSWQVRDPSGSRHEVKPMPYSDLQWQGLDLDSEDGLSLTAVKGYGLSAGPFVNYIPGRTANGSLRGLRDVDDMGEGGAFIAFSLAPWWRLSAQAGHAFGAGSGQGGALGKLAGELDYPLGGGPSEKETIYGSTELTAHYGDQRYEQTFFGIAPAQSQASGLNPYRASGGLQDITLSQGAQIPLSAHWSWLGNVSWIHLEGSAADSSLVRVHGQVNQAQVQTAIAYRFD
- the uraD gene encoding 2-oxo-4-hydroxy-4-carboxy-5-ureidoimidazoline decarboxylase; translation: MSTFQTLKPSTLNREQFVEAFKDVYEHSPWVAEKTYDLGQGPELDSIETLHQRMSDILLSSDHARQLALINAHPDLAGKAAVRGELTEASTNEQAGAGIHQCTSEEFQRFTELNEAYKARFGFPFIMAVKGSDRHQILAAFETRIHHSVDAEFACALAEINKIALFRLMTF
- a CDS encoding nucleobase:cation symporter-2 family protein encodes the protein MSESDQARIPAPPPRQPLPLLQLILVGLQHVLLMYGGAIAVPLIVGQAAGLSRDEIAFLINADLLVAGAATIVQSLGIGGIGIRMPVMMGASFAAVGSMVAMAGMQGVGLTGIFGATIAAGFFGLLIAPFMSKIVRFFPPLVTGTVITSIGLSLFPVAVNWAGGGAHASEFGAPLYLAVAAMVLGIILLVNRFMGGFWVNIAVLIGMGVGYAVAGMLGMVDLGGLSDAPWLRVVTPLHFGLPTFGLAPVLSMCLVVVIIFVESTGMFLALGTITDREVTPGMLRRGLLCDAAASFVAGFFNTFTHSSFAQNIGLVQMTGVRCRSVTAVAGLLLIALSLLPKAALLVASIPPAVLGGAAIAMFGMVAATGIKILQQADIGDRRNQLLVAVSVGMGLIPVVRPEFFAHLPLWMNPITHSGIAMATLSAVLLNLLFNVLGGAGRERMNQAAHH
- the uraH gene encoding hydroxyisourate hydrolase codes for the protein MGRLTTHVLDAAHGCPGSAIKVELYRVEGTALTLVATALTNSDGRCDAPVLQGDEYRTGVYQIQFSAGDYYRARGVALPDQAFLDVVVLRFGIDANQEHYHVPLLISPYSYSTYRGS
- a CDS encoding YdgA family protein; the protein is MNKAVSVIAGVVVVVGAVATAGAWYTGTKVEEVIRAGVAEANVQLQERMAGDNGSASLEVTSVERHFFSSEVHYKLLLGGEHFSNQGQPLQLDFVDHLEHGPLPLSRVRQLNLVPVMVASHFELLRTPSTEKWFTATHDVAPLQGQAVVSYERNAKVDVNFLPLSLDGSNGALRFSGADLHISASGDGQRLDTTGSMDELQFTLPTEKGMLNLLFKGLTLSSGGSKGRSGFYLGHTDGKLASFSGQVQGGPAVEFKDFSSASLLQEVEGNLAGEVNYDVAAISVAGKPIGSSHLSGRLNNFDIAATQALVQFYRAKVLPQAQAVNAARAAGQDYDLHLSPADQAQLNANLTTLLAAKPHVQLDKWSLKTAHGESQISLALDLANPGSFDQAPADLYRQLVADFKAEVLLNKPMVADLVAFQAQVQGLTDPAAVAKQAQGTADGLAGMAQVFGLARIEGENIVSRLHFAQGMVDFNGQKMTPEQFAALMSAKAGQLAPH
- a CDS encoding urate hydroxylase PuuD codes for the protein MEAHLIEWLNLSVRWIHMIVGIAWIGASFYFVWLENNLNRVNPRDGLSGDLWAIHGGGIYHLEKYKLAPPKMPDNLHWFKWEAYWTWMSGVTLLCIVFYSNPTLYLLQPGSSLTGIEGIGIGLGSLAIGWLVYDVLCDSPLGKRPALLGLILFVLIILACFGYSQIFSGRGAYLHTGALIGTIMVGNVFRIIMPAQRALVAAIAENRTPDPTLPAKGLLRSRHNNYFTLPVLFIMISNHFPSTYGSKYNWLILAGIAVCAVLVRHYFNTRHDSGKYAWVMPVAALGIICLAYATGPERHPGAAAAAANAPIEYQPMPETAVGGVRADEQPAPAPATAAAPAAAPAAATTAAPAPATAAAGGSDFHKVQSVIHERCAVCHSANPTSPLFSTAPAGVMFDTPQQIQAMAPRIQAQAVTSQIMPLGNMTKMTQEERDLIGQWVSKGASIN
- a CDS encoding PLP-dependent aminotransferase family protein, which encodes MPDYRFSSAFQAPTGSVIRELFKYLSLPGMISFAGGYPAAQFFDRTALAAASAQAFAEAPLDCLQYAATEGLPALREQLSLLMGRRGAQVSMDQVLVTTGSQQGLDLLIKVLLEPGDTVLVERPGYPAALQALRMAGARVLSAVTDRDGLDTERLAAQLAALAPGTVRLLYCVPTFANPTGACLPLARREQLLALAARHDLLIVEDDPYGALRFSGQALPSLLELSQRSDDAQGRVVHLSSLSKVIAPGLRLGWMVAPDAINQRCRIAKQTVDLCTSPWAQQIAAEYLRGGALEVALPGLLAGYRDKCQRMLTGLAELEEYIEISPPAGGMFIWGKCRQGVSAQALLEQAIERRVLFVPGAAFYAEAPELDSLRLSFAAPDLQQIDTGLERLGEAFKRL
- the alc gene encoding allantoicase, which codes for MKAYAVPFEKFVNLADARLGTKALSVTDDWFADVNRLFQPTPAVWKEGVFDDNGKWMDGWESRRKRFEGYDSAVIRLGVAGTIKGVDIDTSFFTGNFPPSASLEGCYLAEGDPTDSTQWTEVLSAVELQGNSHHYHEISSTQAFSHLRFNIYPDGGVARLRVYGVPHRDWSAVADNELVDLAAAMNGGRALACSDEHFGRMSNILNPGRGINMGDGWETARRRTPGNDWVIVALGHPGVVEQIVVDTLHFKGNYPDSCSIQGAFVKGGTDSQIETQSLFWRDLLPSQKLEMHQEHSFREQIKALGPITHIRLNVFPDGGVSRLRLLGKVAK